Proteins encoded by one window of Antechinus flavipes isolate AdamAnt ecotype Samford, QLD, Australia chromosome 4, AdamAnt_v2, whole genome shotgun sequence:
- the ORMDL3 gene encoding ORM1-like protein 3 codes for MNVGTAHSEVNPNTRVMNSRGIWLSYVLAIGLLHVVLLSIPFVSVPVVWTLTNLIHNMGMYIFLHTVKGTPFETPDQGKARLLTHWEQMDYGVQFTASRKFLTITPIVLYFLTSFYTKYDQLHFILNTVSLMSVLIPKLPQLHGVRIFGINKY; via the exons ATGAATGTGGGCACGGCGCACAGTGAGGTCAACCCCAATACAAGGGTGATGAACAGTCGAGGCATCTGGCTCTCGTACGTGCTGGCCATCGGGCTCCTCCACGTTGTGCTGCTCAGTATCCCTTTTGTCAGTGTCCCAGTCGTCTGGACCCTCACCAACCTCATCCACAACATG GGCATGTACATCTTTCTACATACAGTCAAAGGAACACCCTTTGAGACTCCTGACCAGGGGAAGGCACGGCTGCTTACTCACTGGGAACAGATGGACTATGGGGTACAGTTCACAGCCTCCCGCAAGTTCCTGACCATCACACCGATTGTGCT gtatttccTAACCAGCTTCTATACAAAGTACGACCAGCTCCACTTCATCCTCAACACAGTGTCTCTGATGAGTGTGCTGATTCCCAAGCTGCCTCAGCTCCATGGTGTCCGGATTTTTGGGATTAATAAGTACTGA